A stretch of the Aegilops tauschii subsp. strangulata cultivar AL8/78 chromosome 4, Aet v6.0, whole genome shotgun sequence genome encodes the following:
- the LOC109780008 gene encoding mitogen-activated protein kinase kinase 9-like — MAAARERRLPQLHLTLDAPTWAFRCPAPAPVTAATPSTSAARPDGEFRLSDFDMLKVLGRGNGGTVHKASHRRTSALYALKIIHRGHPGADEEVDVVRRVDSPHIVRCHSVLPTPSGDSALLLELMDGGSLDSLVRGGQGGFPEAALAEVAAQALAGLAYLRARRVVHRDMKPANLLVNRAGQVKIGDFGIAEVVSRAGKYRAAYEGTAAYMSPERFDTERLHDGEEDRVDPYAADVWGLGVTVLELLMGRYPLLPAGQELTWAALMCAICFGELPALPDGSASPELRSFVSACLQKDHRKRASVAELVAHPFVAGRDVAAARHALREVIAQRV, encoded by the coding sequence ATGGCGGCCGCCCGAGAAAGACGGCTGCCGCAGCTGCACCTCACGCTCGACGCCCCAACGTGGGCCTTCCGGTGCCCGGCCCCGGCGCCGGTCACCGCGGCGACGCCGTCCACCTCGGCGGCTCGGCCGGACGGCGAGTTCCGCCTGAGCGACTTTGACATGCTCAAAGTCCTTGGGCGCGGGAACGGCGGGACCGTCCATAAGGCCTCGCACCGCCGCACGTCGGCGCTGTACGCGCTCAAGATTATTCACCGCGGCCATCCCGGCGCCGACGAGGAGGTGGATGTTGTGCGCCGCGTCGACTCGCCGCACATCGTCCGGTGTCACTCGGTGCTCCCGACGCCGTCCGGCGACTCTGCCTTGCTCCTCGAGCTGATGGACGGCGGTTCGCTCGACTCGCTCGTCCGCGGCGGCCAGGGAGGCTTCCCGGAGGCGGCGCTGGCCGAGGTGGCGGCCCAGGCGCTGGCCGGCCTGGCGTACCTCCGCGCGCGCCGCGTGGTCCACCGGGACATGAAGCCGGCGAACCTCCTGGTCAACAGGGCCGGTCAGGTCAAAATCGGCGACTTCGGGATCGCCGAGGTCGTCTCCCGCGCCGGCAAGTACCGCGCGGCCTACGAGGGCACCGCCGCGTACATGAGCCCCGAGAGATTCGACACGGAGCGGCTGCACGACGGCGAGGAGGACCGCGTCGACCCCTACGCCGCCGACGTGTGGGGGCTGGGCGTGACCGTCCTGGAGCTCCTCATGGGGCGCTACCCGCTGCTCCCCGCCGGGCAGGAGCTGACCTGGGCGGCGCTCATGTGCGCCATCTGCTTCGGTGAGCTCCCAGCACTTCCCGACGGCTCGGCGTCGCCGGAACTCCGGAGCTTCGTGTCCGCGTGCCTGCAGAAAGACCACCGGAAGCGTGCATCAGTTGCGGAGCTCGTCGCGCACCCGTTCGTCGCCGGGAGGGACGTGGCAGCGGCGAGACATGCGCTCCGGGAAGTGATCGCGCAGCGCGTTTAG